Proteins from a single region of Cydia splendana chromosome 9, ilCydSple1.2, whole genome shotgun sequence:
- the LOC134793621 gene encoding uncharacterized protein LOC134793621 isoform X1, whose product MSDTIMSVQELIDTAFPDEITNSTINLRLLKTVIIIIANQLRVLHRQVQVSVDRGVKHFKTSLRPSQTVSEVRIQVDDKEKQTRVSKEGGKRTSEERTEQLVKRKEERKSKDEGKVNIKAKSKDEENNKEEEGTSKELKINQREKGIKKKVRKDKVERQKERGVKVQSDGTEEHVDYDIGDPVLQEAVSIHVTNEDDMEELREREIRIISQRADSHEDPALTPSPMASVHSFGKENLLIVSPQGRVPRISVVTKEQFDELANAVHELEARFDPTIGIPNFPDNAEFLKALRSGASLTEAMAAFQMSARLQTFEKAFEIMTSLLTELAKKTPGVNVSQFRQLETNFARGGLLNEISLPRREEHVQADWVSRDEFNNAMHELYDEVMQVVKKHAKHPDTKNTELLLGQLERKIESVNYRERVENLEAEITEYAEKFINLDFSLSSQIGSYQEQLTQMQYQLETGIENMLDKMAQIRSTPEALKELNIRLDTFQQDLENTTAELKDLRAFQNNMTLDLARIWKEIELIRDAKADREEIADVLRDKAGIENLNGMVSAGEFNAVCADIQTKINASYNKFNSQEIVWQMAIDDLAKSIKEKGDWKDIYTLREDINRHLNNLQDKVDKLIEVVGEPRAAAIRKKLFSDADCVCCGTPASMNTEVPVQRLPNFTKIRASADGAEAPNIPKEDGDHAGLCIPGRPVAHPKNERSHICQRFCGGSHTLIPPVSRAPPGVTITQCPRENTTTIGSDGKAYMTDEYIELKPCAECNVPKGTPQLKKNADDQATKSAITERNTSSFAIMEEMSWLAAHKRSEGSENRVLPSFDNYDI is encoded by the exons ATGTCCGATACTATTATGAGTGTTCAGGAATTAATAGACACCGCCTTTCCGGATGAAATA aCAAATAGTACAATCAACTTACGATTGTTGAAAACGGTAATCATCATAATTGCTAACCAATTAAGAGTTCTTCACCGACAAGTGCAAGTTTCCGTTGACCGCGGTGTAAAGCACTTCAAAACAAGTTTACGTCCGAGTCAGACTGTTTCTGAAGTTAGAATACAAGTTGACGATAAAGAAAAGCAAACCAGAGTTAGCAAAGAAGGAGGCAAAAGAACGTCAGAAGAGAGAACAGAGCAACTGGTGAAGAGAAAAGAGGAACGAAAATCAAAAGACGAAGGAAAAGTAAACATAAAAGCAAAATCAAAAGATGAAGAAAacaataaagaagaagaaggaacAAGTAAAGAGTTGAAAATTAACCAAAGGGAAAAAGGCATCAAAAAGAAAGTAAGAAAAGATAAAGTGGAACGCCAAAAAGAACGAGGTGTAAAAGTTCAATCTGACGGCACTGAGGAGCATGTAGATTATGACATAGGTGACCCTGTGTTACAAGAAGCAGTTTCAATACACGTTACAAACGAAGAT GACATGGAAGAGCTGCGAGAGCGAGAAATCAGGATCATAAGTCAG CGAGCTGATTCACATGAAGATCCTGCTTTAACACCATCTCCGATGGCTTCAGTGCATTCTTTCG GCAAGGAAAATCTACTTATAG TTTCACCTCAAG GTCGCGTTCCACGCATAAGTGTGGTCACTAAAGAACAATTCGATGAACTAGCTAATGCTGTTCATGAGCTTGAAGCCCGGTTTGATCCGACGATAGGCATCCCGAATTTTCCCGACAATGCAGAGTTTTTGAAAGCTCTTCGATCCGGAGCTTCTCTAACGGAAGCGATGGCGGCTTTCCAAATGTCAGCAAGACTGCAGACCTTCGAAAAAGCCTTTGAAATCATGACATCCTTACTCACTGAACTGGCTAAAAAGACTCCAGGAGTTAATGTGTCACAATTTCGTCAATTGGAAACAAACTTTGCTCGTGGAGGTCTCCTTAATGAAATCAGCTTACCACGTCGAGAGGAACATGTACAAGCTGATTGGGTTTCCCGCGATGAATTTAA CAACGCTATGCATGAGTTGTACGACGAAGTTATGCAAGTCGTAAAAAAACATGCTAAACATCCTGATACCAAAAATACTGAATTGTTGTTAGGACAACTTG AAAGAAAAATAGAATCGGTAAATTACAGAGAGCGTGTTGAAAATTTAGAAGCAGAAATTACagaatatgctgaaaagtttaTTAATCTAGACTTTAGTCTTTCATCTCAG ATTGGAAGCTATCAAGAACAGTTGACTCAGATGCAGTATCAATTAGAAACAGGAATAGAAAATATGCTAGACAAAATGGCTCAGATACGCTCTACTCCGGAAG CTCTAAAGGAATTAAATATACGGCTAGACACATTCCAGCAAGATTTAGAAAATACAACCGCCGAACTCAAAGATCTGAGAGCCTTTCAGAATAATATGACTTTGGACCTGGCG AGAATATGGAAAGAAATCGAGTTAATACGTGATGCCAAGGCCGATCGAGAAGAGATCGCTGACGTGCTCCGCGATAAAGCAGGAATCGAAAATCTCAATGGGATGGTCTCAGCAGGGGAATTTAATGCAGTTTGTGCAGATATACAAACAAAGATTAATGCTTCATATAACAAGTTCAACAGCCAAGAAATCGTTTGGCAG ATGGCTATAGATGACCTTGCtaaatcaataaaagaaaagggTGATTGGAAGGACATCTATACTCTACGTGAGGACATAAACCGCCATCTCAATAACCTGCAAGACAAGGTAGATAAGCTGATAGAGGTAGTCGGTGAACCTCGTGCCGCCGCTATTAGGAAGAAACTCTTCAGTGACGCTGACTGCGTATGCTGTGGTACTCCTGCTAGTATGAATACAGAAGTGCCTGTTCAGAGGCTGCCTAATTTTACTAAGATAAGAGCATCAGCAGACGGCGCCGAAGCTCCTAACATACCAAAAGAAGATGGGGACCATGCAGGACTATGTATTCCGGGACGCCCTGTAGCGCATCCTAAGAATGAGAG AAGCCATATATGCCAGCGGTTTTGTGGTGGCTCCCACACTCTTATACCACCTGTGTCTCGGGCTCCTCCTGGTGTAACCATTACTCAATGTCCACGAGAAAATACTACTACAATCGGCAGTGACGGAAAg GCATATATGACTGATGAGTACATAGAACTTAAACCTTGTGCAGAATGTAACGTTCCAAAAGGAACTCCGCAGCTGAAGAAAAACGCCGATGACCAGG CCACAAAATCAGCTATTACCGAGAGAAATACTTCATCATTCGCCATAATGGAAGAAATGTCTTGGCTGGCAGCGCATAAACGTAGCGAAGGATCTGAAAATCGAGTTTTGCCTTCATTTGataattatgatatttaa
- the LOC134793621 gene encoding uncharacterized protein LOC134793621 isoform X2, whose product MSDTIMSVQELIDTAFPDEITNSTINLRLLKTVIIIIANQLRVLHRQVQVSVDRGVKHFKTSLRPSQTVSEVRIQVDDKEKQTRVSKEGGKRTSEERTEQLVKRKEERKSKDEGKVNIKAKSKDEENNKEEEGTSKELKINQREKGIKKKVRKDKVERQKERGVKVQSDGTEEHVDYDIGDPVLQEAVSIHVTNEDDMEELREREIRIISQRADSHEDPALTPSPMASVHSFGKENLLIGRVPRISVVTKEQFDELANAVHELEARFDPTIGIPNFPDNAEFLKALRSGASLTEAMAAFQMSARLQTFEKAFEIMTSLLTELAKKTPGVNVSQFRQLETNFARGGLLNEISLPRREEHVQADWVSRDEFNNAMHELYDEVMQVVKKHAKHPDTKNTELLLGQLERKIESVNYRERVENLEAEITEYAEKFINLDFSLSSQIGSYQEQLTQMQYQLETGIENMLDKMAQIRSTPEALKELNIRLDTFQQDLENTTAELKDLRAFQNNMTLDLARIWKEIELIRDAKADREEIADVLRDKAGIENLNGMVSAGEFNAVCADIQTKINASYNKFNSQEIVWQMAIDDLAKSIKEKGDWKDIYTLREDINRHLNNLQDKVDKLIEVVGEPRAAAIRKKLFSDADCVCCGTPASMNTEVPVQRLPNFTKIRASADGAEAPNIPKEDGDHAGLCIPGRPVAHPKNERSHICQRFCGGSHTLIPPVSRAPPGVTITQCPRENTTTIGSDGKAYMTDEYIELKPCAECNVPKGTPQLKKNADDQATKSAITERNTSSFAIMEEMSWLAAHKRSEGSENRVLPSFDNYDI is encoded by the exons ATGTCCGATACTATTATGAGTGTTCAGGAATTAATAGACACCGCCTTTCCGGATGAAATA aCAAATAGTACAATCAACTTACGATTGTTGAAAACGGTAATCATCATAATTGCTAACCAATTAAGAGTTCTTCACCGACAAGTGCAAGTTTCCGTTGACCGCGGTGTAAAGCACTTCAAAACAAGTTTACGTCCGAGTCAGACTGTTTCTGAAGTTAGAATACAAGTTGACGATAAAGAAAAGCAAACCAGAGTTAGCAAAGAAGGAGGCAAAAGAACGTCAGAAGAGAGAACAGAGCAACTGGTGAAGAGAAAAGAGGAACGAAAATCAAAAGACGAAGGAAAAGTAAACATAAAAGCAAAATCAAAAGATGAAGAAAacaataaagaagaagaaggaacAAGTAAAGAGTTGAAAATTAACCAAAGGGAAAAAGGCATCAAAAAGAAAGTAAGAAAAGATAAAGTGGAACGCCAAAAAGAACGAGGTGTAAAAGTTCAATCTGACGGCACTGAGGAGCATGTAGATTATGACATAGGTGACCCTGTGTTACAAGAAGCAGTTTCAATACACGTTACAAACGAAGAT GACATGGAAGAGCTGCGAGAGCGAGAAATCAGGATCATAAGTCAG CGAGCTGATTCACATGAAGATCCTGCTTTAACACCATCTCCGATGGCTTCAGTGCATTCTTTCG GCAAGGAAAATCTACTTATAG GTCGCGTTCCACGCATAAGTGTGGTCACTAAAGAACAATTCGATGAACTAGCTAATGCTGTTCATGAGCTTGAAGCCCGGTTTGATCCGACGATAGGCATCCCGAATTTTCCCGACAATGCAGAGTTTTTGAAAGCTCTTCGATCCGGAGCTTCTCTAACGGAAGCGATGGCGGCTTTCCAAATGTCAGCAAGACTGCAGACCTTCGAAAAAGCCTTTGAAATCATGACATCCTTACTCACTGAACTGGCTAAAAAGACTCCAGGAGTTAATGTGTCACAATTTCGTCAATTGGAAACAAACTTTGCTCGTGGAGGTCTCCTTAATGAAATCAGCTTACCACGTCGAGAGGAACATGTACAAGCTGATTGGGTTTCCCGCGATGAATTTAA CAACGCTATGCATGAGTTGTACGACGAAGTTATGCAAGTCGTAAAAAAACATGCTAAACATCCTGATACCAAAAATACTGAATTGTTGTTAGGACAACTTG AAAGAAAAATAGAATCGGTAAATTACAGAGAGCGTGTTGAAAATTTAGAAGCAGAAATTACagaatatgctgaaaagtttaTTAATCTAGACTTTAGTCTTTCATCTCAG ATTGGAAGCTATCAAGAACAGTTGACTCAGATGCAGTATCAATTAGAAACAGGAATAGAAAATATGCTAGACAAAATGGCTCAGATACGCTCTACTCCGGAAG CTCTAAAGGAATTAAATATACGGCTAGACACATTCCAGCAAGATTTAGAAAATACAACCGCCGAACTCAAAGATCTGAGAGCCTTTCAGAATAATATGACTTTGGACCTGGCG AGAATATGGAAAGAAATCGAGTTAATACGTGATGCCAAGGCCGATCGAGAAGAGATCGCTGACGTGCTCCGCGATAAAGCAGGAATCGAAAATCTCAATGGGATGGTCTCAGCAGGGGAATTTAATGCAGTTTGTGCAGATATACAAACAAAGATTAATGCTTCATATAACAAGTTCAACAGCCAAGAAATCGTTTGGCAG ATGGCTATAGATGACCTTGCtaaatcaataaaagaaaagggTGATTGGAAGGACATCTATACTCTACGTGAGGACATAAACCGCCATCTCAATAACCTGCAAGACAAGGTAGATAAGCTGATAGAGGTAGTCGGTGAACCTCGTGCCGCCGCTATTAGGAAGAAACTCTTCAGTGACGCTGACTGCGTATGCTGTGGTACTCCTGCTAGTATGAATACAGAAGTGCCTGTTCAGAGGCTGCCTAATTTTACTAAGATAAGAGCATCAGCAGACGGCGCCGAAGCTCCTAACATACCAAAAGAAGATGGGGACCATGCAGGACTATGTATTCCGGGACGCCCTGTAGCGCATCCTAAGAATGAGAG AAGCCATATATGCCAGCGGTTTTGTGGTGGCTCCCACACTCTTATACCACCTGTGTCTCGGGCTCCTCCTGGTGTAACCATTACTCAATGTCCACGAGAAAATACTACTACAATCGGCAGTGACGGAAAg GCATATATGACTGATGAGTACATAGAACTTAAACCTTGTGCAGAATGTAACGTTCCAAAAGGAACTCCGCAGCTGAAGAAAAACGCCGATGACCAGG CCACAAAATCAGCTATTACCGAGAGAAATACTTCATCATTCGCCATAATGGAAGAAATGTCTTGGCTGGCAGCGCATAAACGTAGCGAAGGATCTGAAAATCGAGTTTTGCCTTCATTTGataattatgatatttaa